Proteins encoded within one genomic window of Haloarcula marismortui ATCC 43049:
- a CDS encoding DsrE/DsrF/TusD sulfur relay family protein — MAYIGFLLTGGPFDSERWRTAYELGRAALDQGHEVSYFHYLDGALVPVADQTLPGCSDSGLYDEMPTEKFQELIADGAEVICCGLCVDARGIDAPADYPEGVEVGLLPDLADIIGEADRVVSL; from the coding sequence ATGGCGTACATCGGCTTTCTGCTGACAGGGGGTCCCTTCGACAGCGAGCGGTGGCGCACCGCCTACGAGCTGGGGCGAGCGGCGCTGGATCAGGGCCACGAGGTGAGCTACTTCCACTACCTCGACGGCGCGCTCGTCCCCGTCGCGGACCAGACCCTACCCGGCTGTTCGGACAGCGGACTGTACGACGAAATGCCGACCGAGAAGTTTCAGGAGCTTATCGCGGACGGGGCGGAAGTCATCTGCTGTGGGCTCTGTGTCGACGCACGCGGAATCGACGCACCCGCCGACTACCCCGAGGGCGTCGAAGTTGGGCTACTCCCTGACCTGGCGGACATCATCGGCGAGGCCGACCGGGTGGTTTCGCTATGA